The following are encoded in a window of Conger conger chromosome 19, fConCon1.1, whole genome shotgun sequence genomic DNA:
- the rpap3 gene encoding RNA polymerase II-associated protein 3 isoform X2: MSGGNKAIELQLQMRQNAEELHDFMKELDSWETDIKKKDDQLRTGGAGEPRQQNLPPIRNKDFRQKKKENKKMASNNTNSQQKQSRIRSYDYQSWDKFDVDKALESMDKEESPDSESEPEETGGPVDRECALTEKEKGNRLFKEGQYDEAIECYTAGMNADPSNPVLPTNRATCFFRLKKYAVAESDCNLAIALDRNYAKAYAHRGAARFALCRLESALQDYETVLKLDPDNLEAKNEVRKIKEALSQRGPKMDGEETDKKKLSEAGDGKVKEQQVRQLAVVQKDLGNGYFKEGRYEVAVECYSKGMEADATNALLPANRAMAFLKLQRYAEAEEDCSRAIALDATYTKAFARRGTARAALGKMREARQDFEQVLKLEPGNKQAMDELKKISADAAARGLTSDPPALGEQSLRRTVQPVDKPLHLRSTKPLRRIEIGEVGGDPPVLASPPSRSPDRGAAGDDGKGPSPLLGSPCAKIQKIEEISDSPAQPPSESPHRGGKDAQPMRRKEDLTSQQAPPPSASEPLAVPALPVNSFQLEADLRKLKNHPETMYKYLKQIEPDKYPKVFQNSLEPHILNQILWIFKSFYIKFEAPSLILEALRSLATVRRFDMAVMFMSAAEKKVLQELFDCLCHAGLEDESTRALQKKYEV; the protein is encoded by the exons ATGTCCGGAGGAAATAAAGCCATTGAACTGCAGTTACAAATGCGTCAAAATGCGGAGGAGCTGCACGATTTTATGAAAGAACTTGACAGCTGGGAGACCGACATCAAGAAGAAAGACGACCAATTAAGAACTGGAGGCGCTGGCGAACCGCGACAG CAAAATTTACCTCCCATTCGGAATAAGGATTTTCgacagaagaagaaggagaataAGAAGATGGCAAGCAACAACACTAATAGCCAGCAGAAGCAGTCCAGAATAAGGTCTTATGACTACCAGTCCTGGGACAAATTCGATGTg GACAAGGCGCTGGAGTCCATGGACAAGGAGGAGAGCCCTGATTCTGAGTCTGAGCCAGAGGAGACCGGGGGCCCTGTGGACCGAGAGTGTGCActaacagagaaagagaaa gGCAATCGGCTTTTTAAGGAGGGGCAATATGACGAAGCGATCGAGTGCTACACCGCGGGCATGAATGCTGACCCCTCCAATCCGGTGTTGCCCACAAACCGAGCCACGTGTTTCTTCAGACTCAAAAA GTACGCCGTCGCTGAGTCCGACTGCAACCTGGCCATCGCCCTGGACAGGAACTACGCCAAGGCCTACGCCCATCGAGGGGCCGCCCGCTTCGCCCTCTGCCGTCTGGAGTCCGCCCTCCAGG ATTACGAGACGGTGTTGAAGCTGGACCCCGACAACCTGGAGGCCAAGAACGAAGTGAGGAAGATAAAGGAG GCTCTTTCCCAGCGTGGCCCGAAAATGGACGGAGAAGAGACGGACAAAAAGAAGCTCTCAGAAGCAGGCGACGGGAAGGTCAAAGAGCAGCAAGTTCGACAGCTGGCCGTCGTGCAGAAAGACCTT GGAAATGGCTACTTTAAAGAGGGCAGGTACGAGGTGGCTGTAGAGTGTTATTCCAAAGGCATGGAGGCCGATGCCACCAACGCCCTCCTGCCTGCGAACAGGGCCATGGCTTTCCTGAAGCTTCAGAG GTATGCGGAGGCAGAGGAGGACTGCAGCAGGGCCATAGCTCTGGATGCCACCTACACCAAGGCCTTCGCTCGGAGAGGCACTGCCAGAGCAGCCCTGGGGAAAATGAGGGAGGCCAGGCAGG ATTTTGAGCAAGTCTTGAAACTTGAGCCAGGAAACAAGCAAGCAATGGACGAACTTAAGAAAATCTCAGCC GACGCTGCTGCCCGTGgattgacctctgaccctccgGCGCTCGGTGAGCAGAGTCTGAGGAGGACGGTCCAGCCTGTCGATAAACCCCTGCATCTCAGATCCACC AAGCCTTTGAGGAGAATAGAGATTGGAGAAGTTGGGGGGGACCCCCCGGTTTTGGCGAGCCCCCCTTCCCGCTCTCCGGACAGAGGGGCTGCGGGCGACGATGGGAAAGGCCCGTCGCCTCTGCTGGGCTCCCCCTGCGCCAAGATCCAGAAGATAGAGGAGATCTCCGACTCTCCCGCACAACCCCCAAGCGA GAGTCCACATAGAGGCGGCAAGGACGCTCAACCAATGAGGCGCAAGGAAGACCTCACCAGTCAGcaagccccgcccccttccGCGTCTGAACCACTTGCCGTTCCCGCCCTCCCGGTAAACAGCTTCCAGCTGGAGGCGGACTTACGGAAGCTGAAGAATCACCCCGAGACCATGTACAAGTACTTAAAG CAAATCGAACCGGACAAGTACCCCAAGGTTTTCCAGAACTCTCTGGAACCACACATCCTAAATCAGATTCTGTGGATTTTTAAAAGCTTCTACATCAa GTTTGAAGCGCCGTCTCTCATCCTGGAGGCTCTGAGAAGCCTGGCGACCGTGAGGAGGTTCGACATGGCCGTCATGTTCATGTCCGCCGCTGAGAAGAAAG ttttacaaGAATTATTTGATTGTCTCTGCCATGCCGGCTTGGAGGATGAATCTACCCGAGCCCTGCAGAAGAAGTACGAGGTGTGA
- the rpap3 gene encoding RNA polymerase II-associated protein 3 isoform X1, whose product MSGGNKAIELQLQMRQNAEELHDFMKELDSWETDIKKKDDQLRTGGAGEPRQQNLPPIRNKDFRQKKKENKKMASNNTNSQQKQSRIRSYDYQSWDKFDVDKALESMDKEESPDSESEPEETGGPVDRECALTEKEKGNRLFKEGQYDEAIECYTAGMNADPSNPVLPTNRATCFFRLKKYAVAESDCNLAIALDRNYAKAYAHRGAARFALCRLESALQDYETVLKLDPDNLEAKNEVRKIKEALSQRGPKMDGEETDKKKLSEAGDGKVKEQQVRQLAVVQKDLGNGYFKEGRYEVAVECYSKGMEADATNALLPANRAMAFLKLQRYAEAEEDCSRAIALDATYTKAFARRGTARAALGKMREARQDFEQVLKLEPGNKQAMDELKKISAVCMDAAARGLTSDPPALGEQSLRRTVQPVDKPLHLRSTKPLRRIEIGEVGGDPPVLASPPSRSPDRGAAGDDGKGPSPLLGSPCAKIQKIEEISDSPAQPPSESPHRGGKDAQPMRRKEDLTSQQAPPPSASEPLAVPALPVNSFQLEADLRKLKNHPETMYKYLKQIEPDKYPKVFQNSLEPHILNQILWIFKSFYIKFEAPSLILEALRSLATVRRFDMAVMFMSAAEKKVLQELFDCLCHAGLEDESTRALQKKYEV is encoded by the exons ATGTCCGGAGGAAATAAAGCCATTGAACTGCAGTTACAAATGCGTCAAAATGCGGAGGAGCTGCACGATTTTATGAAAGAACTTGACAGCTGGGAGACCGACATCAAGAAGAAAGACGACCAATTAAGAACTGGAGGCGCTGGCGAACCGCGACAG CAAAATTTACCTCCCATTCGGAATAAGGATTTTCgacagaagaagaaggagaataAGAAGATGGCAAGCAACAACACTAATAGCCAGCAGAAGCAGTCCAGAATAAGGTCTTATGACTACCAGTCCTGGGACAAATTCGATGTg GACAAGGCGCTGGAGTCCATGGACAAGGAGGAGAGCCCTGATTCTGAGTCTGAGCCAGAGGAGACCGGGGGCCCTGTGGACCGAGAGTGTGCActaacagagaaagagaaa gGCAATCGGCTTTTTAAGGAGGGGCAATATGACGAAGCGATCGAGTGCTACACCGCGGGCATGAATGCTGACCCCTCCAATCCGGTGTTGCCCACAAACCGAGCCACGTGTTTCTTCAGACTCAAAAA GTACGCCGTCGCTGAGTCCGACTGCAACCTGGCCATCGCCCTGGACAGGAACTACGCCAAGGCCTACGCCCATCGAGGGGCCGCCCGCTTCGCCCTCTGCCGTCTGGAGTCCGCCCTCCAGG ATTACGAGACGGTGTTGAAGCTGGACCCCGACAACCTGGAGGCCAAGAACGAAGTGAGGAAGATAAAGGAG GCTCTTTCCCAGCGTGGCCCGAAAATGGACGGAGAAGAGACGGACAAAAAGAAGCTCTCAGAAGCAGGCGACGGGAAGGTCAAAGAGCAGCAAGTTCGACAGCTGGCCGTCGTGCAGAAAGACCTT GGAAATGGCTACTTTAAAGAGGGCAGGTACGAGGTGGCTGTAGAGTGTTATTCCAAAGGCATGGAGGCCGATGCCACCAACGCCCTCCTGCCTGCGAACAGGGCCATGGCTTTCCTGAAGCTTCAGAG GTATGCGGAGGCAGAGGAGGACTGCAGCAGGGCCATAGCTCTGGATGCCACCTACACCAAGGCCTTCGCTCGGAGAGGCACTGCCAGAGCAGCCCTGGGGAAAATGAGGGAGGCCAGGCAGG ATTTTGAGCAAGTCTTGAAACTTGAGCCAGGAAACAAGCAAGCAATGGACGAACTTAAGAAAATCTCAGCCGTATGTAT GGACGCTGCTGCCCGTGgattgacctctgaccctccgGCGCTCGGTGAGCAGAGTCTGAGGAGGACGGTCCAGCCTGTCGATAAACCCCTGCATCTCAGATCCACC AAGCCTTTGAGGAGAATAGAGATTGGAGAAGTTGGGGGGGACCCCCCGGTTTTGGCGAGCCCCCCTTCCCGCTCTCCGGACAGAGGGGCTGCGGGCGACGATGGGAAAGGCCCGTCGCCTCTGCTGGGCTCCCCCTGCGCCAAGATCCAGAAGATAGAGGAGATCTCCGACTCTCCCGCACAACCCCCAAGCGA GAGTCCACATAGAGGCGGCAAGGACGCTCAACCAATGAGGCGCAAGGAAGACCTCACCAGTCAGcaagccccgcccccttccGCGTCTGAACCACTTGCCGTTCCCGCCCTCCCGGTAAACAGCTTCCAGCTGGAGGCGGACTTACGGAAGCTGAAGAATCACCCCGAGACCATGTACAAGTACTTAAAG CAAATCGAACCGGACAAGTACCCCAAGGTTTTCCAGAACTCTCTGGAACCACACATCCTAAATCAGATTCTGTGGATTTTTAAAAGCTTCTACATCAa GTTTGAAGCGCCGTCTCTCATCCTGGAGGCTCTGAGAAGCCTGGCGACCGTGAGGAGGTTCGACATGGCCGTCATGTTCATGTCCGCCGCTGAGAAGAAAG ttttacaaGAATTATTTGATTGTCTCTGCCATGCCGGCTTGGAGGATGAATCTACCCGAGCCCTGCAGAAGAAGTACGAGGTGTGA
- the atp23 gene encoding mitochondrial inner membrane protease ATP23 homolog, which translates to MDQSKQQEEDFGYNLFPERNTKKFQKGSIAETIFTSNHKCQVMLHLALETSPYAKLLLGAMNQSGCAVYKDRHFSCEDCDGIVSGGFDATSSQIVLCQNNIHQQSHMNRVVTHELIHAFDHCRADVDWFNNYKHLACSEIRAANLSGDCAFSNELARFNFGFWGHHQACVRDRALRSFLAVRKVTRAEAEKVVDEVFPSCFNDHAPFGRIPHGMRDANFAYREFQNRHRYYANL; encoded by the exons ATGGACCAGAGCAAACAACAAGAAGAGGACTTTGGCTACAACCTGTTCCCGGAGAGGAATACGAAGAAATTCCAAAAAGGATCAATCGCTGAAACCATATTTACCTCAAACCATAAATGCCAGGTCATGCTGCACTTGGCATTGGAGACAA GTCCTTATGCAAAACTCCTCCTTGGTGCGATGAACCAGTCAGGATG CGCCGTTTATAAAGATCGCCATTTTTCATGTGAAGACTGTGACGGGATTGTCAGTGGTGGTTTTGATGCAACATCATCCCAA ATCGTCTTGTGCCAGAATAACATCCACCAGCAGTCGCACATGAACAGGGTGGTCACGCACGAACTCATCCACGCCTTTGACCACTGCAGAGCAGACGTTGACTGGTTCAACAATTACAAGCATTTGGCTTGTTCAGAG ATTCGAGCCGCCAATCTGAGTGGAGATTGCGCCTTCAGCAACGAGCTGGCCAGGTTCAACTTCGGCTTCTGGGGACATCACCAG GCCTGTGTGCGGGACCGCGCCCTGCGCTCCTTCCTGGCGGTCAGGAAGGTGACGCGGGCGGAGGCGGAGAAGGTGGTGGACGAGGTCTTCCCCAGCTGCTTCAACGACCACGCCCCCTTCGGCAGAATCCCGCACGGCATGCGGGACGCCAACTTCGCCTACAGGGAGTTCCAGAACCGCCACCGCTACTACGCCAACCTATGA